The proteins below are encoded in one region of Syntrophotalea carbinolica DSM 2380:
- a CDS encoding MarR family winged helix-turn-helix transcriptional regulator: MTSQNYSILEDSLGYLISFVGQRYKNEAWRRLRSFGITLEQWLVLNCLAVDEGICQRALAQRIDKEQPNTTRILDNMERKELIRRTPDPADRRAFLVFLTEKGKGFLEELVPVSRQLRDESIRGFSESEIKTVKELLRKFLANLD, translated from the coding sequence ATGACAAGTCAAAATTATTCCATATTGGAAGACTCTCTGGGCTATCTGATATCCTTCGTTGGCCAGCGTTACAAGAATGAGGCCTGGCGGCGCCTGAGGTCGTTTGGCATTACCCTGGAACAATGGCTTGTGCTCAATTGCCTTGCGGTGGATGAGGGGATCTGTCAGAGGGCGCTGGCGCAACGGATAGACAAAGAGCAACCCAATACGACCCGTATTCTGGACAATATGGAACGGAAGGAGTTGATCCGCCGGACTCCCGACCCCGCCGACAGAAGAGCTTTTCTGGTGTTTTTAACCGAGAAGGGCAAAGGCTTTCTGGAAGAGTTGGTGCCTGTGTCACGGCAACTCAGGGACGAGTCCATCCGGGGATTTTCCGAATCGGAAATAAAAACGGTCAAAGAATTACTGCGGAAATTCCTGGCCAATTTGGACTGA
- a CDS encoding UvrD-helicase domain-containing protein — protein MMPQTFTLQEEQRLSEVCNAVDSFQADRKKQLTDHDRKIRDLEVERLESVDPREKDRLTAEIRRLSQYDPAKYLVPFEQGQSPYLAGVVIHDEDPRIGQKHLLFGKQSLMAGSQVIVVDWRKAEISKLYYDWEEGEEYEDDIGGRERFGMIEKKISYGIRRRELLTIQTGAGTLKKTDEGWVEQGRQNASAVRKESVGDHRMVDIVSLISREQFGLITKQHGGCLYLTGGAGCGKTTVALHRLSFLLFNQPELFRPQRCLVVMFNRSLCDYIRQTSTDLLTNRLPVDTFHSWSAKALRSFGVAAKFSACQGQGLGSLKKQAGMYHALVEYVRVTKAQDDPFADLEAFYNRTDLLARHLSDRRQIERLAHSGAKLSGAQTQELSFDDSGILLHLLQLRCQVEDVYQEAYGWYDHILIDEAQDLSLIELKALTLATTKHRSLTVCADEKQKILDFVDSKGISAFQMDLKNQGLSSGELCVSYRSTAQIMALASRVSGRPVTEVVNEGPDPRFHKWDTQEESLAHLKRSLRVLLEREPKSLTAIICRYKGEAQSVYAAMKGISGVRLQTGSLSFEPGVLITNAHQVKGLEFGGVILWNPTRKAYPDTEIGKNLLYVVITRASNRLAIYHHEPLTGLLCNRSVEDVGICRKAVGDCGNKDPD, from the coding sequence ATGATGCCCCAAACATTTACCCTGCAGGAAGAACAACGTCTTTCGGAGGTCTGTAATGCCGTCGACAGTTTTCAAGCCGACCGCAAGAAGCAACTGACCGATCACGACCGCAAGATAAGGGATCTTGAGGTTGAACGCCTGGAATCGGTCGATCCGCGGGAAAAGGATCGTCTGACGGCCGAAATCCGCCGGTTGTCACAGTATGACCCTGCAAAGTATCTGGTTCCCTTTGAGCAGGGCCAGTCTCCCTATCTTGCCGGGGTGGTCATTCATGATGAAGATCCGCGCATTGGCCAAAAGCACCTGCTATTCGGCAAGCAAAGTCTCATGGCCGGATCGCAGGTTATCGTTGTCGATTGGCGCAAGGCCGAGATATCCAAGCTCTATTACGATTGGGAAGAGGGGGAGGAGTACGAGGACGATATCGGCGGAAGAGAACGCTTCGGAATGATCGAAAAGAAGATTTCCTACGGCATTCGAAGGCGCGAATTACTGACCATCCAGACCGGCGCAGGCACTCTGAAGAAGACCGATGAGGGCTGGGTGGAGCAGGGCAGGCAAAACGCCAGTGCCGTCCGGAAAGAGTCTGTGGGTGACCACCGGATGGTGGATATCGTTTCCCTGATCTCCCGGGAGCAGTTCGGCCTGATTACAAAACAGCACGGTGGCTGTCTGTATTTAACCGGTGGCGCCGGGTGCGGCAAAACGACGGTAGCGCTGCACAGACTGTCGTTTCTGTTATTCAACCAGCCGGAGCTGTTTCGGCCGCAACGCTGCCTGGTGGTCATGTTTAACCGATCCTTGTGTGATTACATCCGTCAGACCTCGACCGATCTGCTGACCAACCGATTGCCGGTGGATACCTTTCATTCCTGGTCGGCAAAGGCCTTGCGTTCCTTCGGCGTGGCCGCCAAGTTTTCGGCCTGCCAGGGGCAAGGGTTGGGATCGCTGAAAAAGCAGGCCGGGATGTATCATGCTTTGGTCGAATATGTGCGTGTTACGAAGGCCCAGGATGACCCTTTTGCCGACCTGGAAGCGTTTTATAACCGGACCGACCTGCTGGCCAGACACCTTTCAGATCGGCGGCAGATAGAGCGCCTGGCGCACAGCGGTGCGAAACTTTCCGGGGCGCAGACTCAGGAACTCTCGTTTGACGATAGCGGGATCCTGCTGCATCTTCTCCAGCTTCGGTGCCAAGTGGAGGATGTTTATCAGGAAGCTTACGGATGGTATGACCATATTCTGATCGACGAGGCGCAGGATCTTTCGCTGATCGAATTAAAAGCCCTCACTCTGGCCACCACTAAACACAGAAGTCTGACGGTGTGTGCGGATGAAAAACAAAAGATTCTCGATTTTGTGGACTCCAAAGGCATTTCCGCCTTTCAAATGGATCTGAAAAATCAGGGTTTATCGTCAGGCGAGCTCTGCGTAAGTTATCGTTCGACGGCCCAAATCATGGCCTTGGCCTCACGTGTGTCGGGCCGTCCGGTCACCGAAGTGGTCAACGAAGGCCCCGATCCTCGTTTTCACAAGTGGGATACGCAAGAAGAGTCGTTAGCACACCTTAAACGTTCGTTGAGGGTTTTGCTTGAGAGGGAACCCAAGAGCCTGACAGCCATTATCTGTCGCTATAAAGGCGAGGCACAGTCTGTCTACGCTGCCATGAAGGGTATTTCCGGAGTGCGGCTGCAGACCGGTTCGCTGTCCTTCGAGCCCGGTGTTCTTATCACCAACGCCCATCAGGTAAAAGGATTGGAATTTGGCGGTGTGATTCTATGGAATCCTACAAGGAAGGCATATCCGGATACGGAGATTGGCAAAAACTTGCTGTATGTCGTCATCACCCGCGCCAGCAACCGGTTGGCGATTTATCACCATGAACCCCTTACCGGATTACTGTGCAACAGGTCTGTGGAAGATGTTGGAATATGTCGGAAGGCGGTAGGGGATTGCGGGAACAAGGATCCGGATTGA
- a CDS encoding toll/interleukin-1 receptor domain-containing protein, with translation MSLYELAILGAATPDDRATLTATIAEMVGEFGLALNDEVIVHDGTSIFGRDKHTAFAAVYFGGTEQTDLEAARELVLSSAPVIPSVGLNADFNSTIPDFLQPANGFVRGTGDPAMSELAAAMLECVGLLRQQRRVFVSYRRVESRAAAVQLHDLLTARGFDVFLDTHDIRPGDPFQDVLWHRLVDSDVMVMLDTPSYFDSRWTRQEIGRARAKEIQVLRVIWPEHKPNKLTDLAETIYLETEDLEGSDGPIRETMAETIVLRVERLRSLSIAARYMSITGKLRADVQKIGASVEAIGAHRAIAVRLLDDRRIWAYPIVGIPTAEVFNDVANKARRADQREIPVVVYDHLGIRDTWVAHLNWLDEHIRAVRAIKVSEAGWTLAAWEG, from the coding sequence ATGAGCCTCTACGAGCTAGCTATACTTGGCGCTGCCACGCCTGACGATCGAGCAACGCTCACTGCTACTATTGCAGAAATGGTGGGAGAGTTTGGACTTGCTCTTAATGATGAGGTGATTGTTCACGACGGAACTTCTATCTTTGGTCGCGACAAGCACACTGCTTTTGCTGCCGTATATTTTGGCGGCACCGAACAAACAGATTTGGAAGCGGCGCGGGAACTTGTCCTGTCAAGTGCCCCGGTGATCCCCTCCGTTGGCCTAAACGCGGATTTCAACTCGACCATTCCAGATTTCCTTCAGCCTGCCAACGGGTTTGTTCGCGGAACGGGAGATCCCGCGATGTCCGAACTGGCCGCAGCGATGCTCGAATGCGTGGGGTTGCTCCGCCAGCAGCGCAGAGTCTTTGTCAGCTATCGGCGGGTGGAGTCGCGGGCAGCAGCAGTGCAACTCCACGATCTTCTTACAGCACGCGGCTTCGATGTGTTTCTAGACACACACGACATTCGTCCCGGTGACCCATTCCAGGACGTGCTTTGGCATCGCCTCGTTGACTCTGATGTCATGGTTATGCTTGACACTCCCAGTTACTTCGACAGCCGATGGACGCGTCAGGAGATAGGTCGAGCCCGAGCAAAGGAAATCCAAGTCCTTCGCGTCATTTGGCCTGAACACAAGCCTAATAAACTCACCGACCTCGCCGAAACCATCTACCTGGAGACGGAGGACCTCGAAGGTTCAGATGGTCCGATCAGGGAAACCATGGCAGAGACAATTGTGCTGCGAGTCGAGAGGTTGAGGAGCCTCAGCATTGCTGCACGCTACATGTCAATTACAGGCAAGCTGAGAGCCGATGTCCAGAAAATTGGTGCGAGCGTTGAGGCGATCGGAGCGCACCGCGCCATAGCGGTGCGCCTTCTCGATGATCGGCGGATATGGGCCTATCCCATCGTCGGCATACCAACAGCCGAGGTTTTTAACGACGTTGCCAACAAGGCTCGACGTGCTGATCAGAGAGAAATTCCCGTCGTTGTATACGATCATCTCGGGATCCGCGATACATGGGTCGCTCACCTTAATTGGCTGGACGAGCATATCCGCGCCGTTCGCGCCATCAAGGTTTCTGAAGCGGGCTGGACGCTTGCGGCGTGGGAAGGATGA
- a CDS encoding TIR domain-containing protein, with the protein MRRTFFSFHYEPDVWRAWNVRNCWVIKPEEQSDRGFFDSSVFEASKKESDDSLKTFLREGLKNTSVTCVLAGTDTWSRRWVRYEIARSVIKGNGLLTVYIDGVKNKDGATVTKGADPLAQMGVYRTKNGIYLAEWKGGKWVKYDDYTLSIPEGELWFPAPKNTTVVQFSTHCMSYDFVAQNGRQNIDGWIETAAALAGR; encoded by the coding sequence GTGAGAAGAACCTTTTTTTCGTTCCATTATGAACCTGATGTTTGGCGGGCTTGGAATGTTCGAAACTGCTGGGTCATTAAACCTGAAGAGCAAAGTGACCGCGGGTTCTTTGATAGCAGCGTATTTGAAGCTAGCAAAAAAGAAAGTGATGATTCGCTCAAGACTTTTCTTCGGGAGGGATTAAAAAATACCTCTGTAACTTGCGTCCTAGCTGGTACTGATACGTGGAGTCGTCGCTGGGTCAGATATGAGATTGCCCGCAGTGTAATCAAAGGGAATGGTCTGCTGACAGTTTATATAGATGGCGTAAAGAACAAGGATGGAGCAACAGTCACTAAAGGCGCTGATCCTCTCGCTCAGATGGGTGTGTACCGAACAAAAAATGGAATTTATCTTGCTGAGTGGAAAGGAGGCAAATGGGTCAAGTACGATGACTATACACTTTCCATTCCAGAGGGGGAGCTATGGTTCCCTGCTCCAAAAAACACAACGGTAGTACAATTTTCCACTCACTGTATGAGTTACGACTTTGTTGCACAGAATGGACGTCAGAATATAGATGGTTGGATCGAAACAGCTGCTGCACTCGCTGGCAGGTAA
- a CDS encoding toll/interleukin-1 receptor domain-containing protein — translation MPISIAELAAASGRAYKTSLIKSANEALAKSKQTAFLCHSHTDVKLAEGLQVLLAENGWDLYIDWKDHEMPDQPNKETAIKIKQKISDMDWFLFLATPNSTKSKWCPWEIGFADSKKPHDRILVIPTTDSGRWYGNEYLQLYRNIEKAKGGGLAAFPAAQKSGGMLLKSLR, via the coding sequence ATGCCAATATCAATAGCTGAGTTAGCGGCAGCTTCTGGGAGGGCCTACAAAACATCATTAATAAAATCTGCTAACGAAGCGTTAGCTAAAAGCAAACAGACTGCATTCCTTTGTCATAGCCACACAGATGTGAAATTAGCTGAGGGACTACAGGTATTGTTAGCCGAAAACGGTTGGGATTTGTATATTGATTGGAAAGACCATGAAATGCCAGATCAACCGAATAAAGAAACAGCTATAAAGATAAAACAAAAAATTTCGGACATGGATTGGTTCTTGTTTTTAGCAACACCGAACTCAACTAAATCTAAATGGTGCCCATGGGAGATTGGATTTGCAGATAGTAAAAAACCTCATGATAGAATACTGGTTATCCCAACTACTGACTCAGGAAGATGGTACGGCAATGAATATTTACAATTATATCGTAATATAGAAAAGGCTAAAGGCGGGGGGTTGGCAGCATTTCCTGCAGCTCAAAAATCAGGTGGTATGTTGTTGAAGAGTTTAAGATGA
- a CDS encoding viperin family antiviral radical SAM protein, whose product MQQQQAQSKKDAAIPAVNYHLWGSCNMRCRFCFARFKTERQESKEVGWQKSLAVIAEASRAGIAKITFAGGEPLLCPWLADVLKHSKAFGMTTMVVTNGSLVTDRWLGENARYIDWLALSIDSPVTATNFASGRAVGGIRPLGATEYRSLAAKIRRHNIRLKVNVTVSRFNVEEDPSSLLLEILPERLKVFQVLPIFGQNDHCFADLGISIKKFSAFVRRLDPLRNFCQVVVEDNEAMTGSYLMIDPQGRFFSNTGGRYRFSLPVWQVGWATALSEIETSVARFRSRGGFYSW is encoded by the coding sequence ATGCAACAACAACAGGCACAAAGCAAAAAGGACGCAGCAATTCCAGCGGTGAACTATCACCTTTGGGGGAGCTGCAATATGCGGTGCAGGTTCTGCTTCGCACGTTTCAAAACTGAAAGACAAGAAAGCAAGGAGGTGGGCTGGCAAAAGAGTCTGGCCGTCATTGCGGAGGCATCTCGCGCGGGTATCGCAAAAATTACCTTTGCGGGTGGCGAACCGTTGCTGTGCCCTTGGCTGGCCGATGTCCTTAAGCACAGCAAGGCCTTTGGAATGACTACCATGGTCGTCACCAACGGCTCTCTTGTAACGGACCGGTGGCTCGGCGAGAATGCCCGGTACATCGACTGGCTCGCGCTGAGTATCGATAGCCCCGTCACTGCCACGAACTTTGCCTCCGGACGAGCTGTTGGCGGCATAAGACCGCTAGGCGCGACCGAATATCGCTCTCTCGCAGCGAAGATCAGGCGTCACAACATCCGGCTTAAGGTCAACGTGACAGTCAGTCGCTTCAATGTAGAAGAGGACCCCTCGTCGCTGCTTTTGGAGATCCTTCCAGAGCGGCTGAAAGTCTTCCAGGTTCTGCCGATATTCGGTCAAAACGACCATTGTTTTGCCGACTTGGGGATCAGTATCAAAAAGTTTTCTGCGTTTGTCCGTAGACTCGACCCGCTGCGGAATTTCTGCCAAGTGGTTGTAGAAGACAATGAAGCGATGACCGGTTCGTACCTTATGATCGACCCACAGGGCCGCTTTTTTAGTAACACTGGTGGCCGATACCGTTTCAGCCTCCCCGTCTGGCAGGTCGGCTGGGCCACAGCTTTGTCTGAGATCGAAACCTCTGTGGCCCGGTTCCGTTCGCGGGGTGGGTTTTACAGCTGGTAG
- a CDS encoding Tn7-like element transposition protein TnsE produces the protein MKSNGWQDSVKKVIEKLQGAFSSRISQPGRSLSRFPKDAELEKIGCIKHRKLDLFRLRPYIDLYFSGHPVSSVPIEVAPMLVIGSCYLNKERIPSRESEQYSFSVADWSDCYHDQYGGSWFFLTDFEGRKIRVRQFELARAMFLQNAHLARTAFRSNGLSGLANIESGGDRTLIRFNRLSDYPASNLRSRSSRFHLAWMFLDQQARKSFGSIFENWVKRDGSAWSFEFKPPDLQGWTISAFGAFEENYKEHFFEIEEVVSLHNPIFDYSNKIEIYHPRFREPLPLVPPGGKNPVIDPVDSDPDLNLQGLPLLGRRLDSITDQRFSFTFGNELNIALNVDKRRPQVPPTVNQDSDPRKEEAGVGHAEESGTTQELDYGINRTDEGDEQVADLIPAESTARFKLFKQVIEELVEREHYRAGEIRCYELPWPNTKRLTALRTETGKPALFHLATLYYSELPLVVIEVDTESLKKNHALSTLVASFGGDVVKGIRNVMQACSDDGVRWNKRVIKDHCNVFVLCKHPHRITHGNEDAQVRTPDEYHQAWVGILEKRVEQVFIIFKERTDQSSELQ, from the coding sequence ATGAAATCCAACGGATGGCAGGACTCAGTAAAGAAAGTTATCGAGAAGCTGCAAGGCGCATTCTCCAGCAGAATATCCCAGCCTGGCAGAAGTCTCAGTCGTTTTCCGAAGGACGCTGAACTTGAAAAAATTGGATGTATAAAACACCGCAAACTCGATCTGTTTAGGCTCAGACCTTACATCGATTTATATTTTTCTGGCCATCCTGTCAGCAGTGTGCCGATAGAAGTTGCTCCGATGTTGGTCATCGGCAGCTGTTATCTTAACAAGGAACGTATTCCGTCCCGTGAGTCTGAGCAATATAGTTTTAGCGTAGCGGACTGGTCTGATTGCTATCATGATCAATACGGTGGCAGCTGGTTCTTTTTGACTGATTTTGAAGGTAGAAAGATTAGGGTCCGGCAGTTTGAGCTTGCTAGGGCCATGTTTTTGCAGAACGCACATCTTGCCAGAACAGCATTTCGTTCGAATGGGCTTTCTGGTTTGGCAAATATAGAGTCTGGTGGTGACCGAACTTTGATCCGTTTTAATCGCTTATCTGATTATCCGGCATCAAATCTGCGTTCACGGTCTTCCAGGTTTCACTTGGCATGGATGTTTCTCGATCAGCAGGCCAGGAAAAGCTTTGGATCTATATTCGAGAATTGGGTGAAAAGGGATGGTTCGGCATGGTCGTTTGAATTCAAACCGCCTGATTTGCAAGGGTGGACTATATCAGCATTTGGTGCGTTTGAAGAAAACTACAAAGAACATTTTTTTGAAATAGAGGAGGTGGTATCCCTCCACAACCCTATTTTCGATTATTCAAACAAAATAGAGATTTACCATCCGCGTTTTCGAGAGCCTTTGCCGCTCGTGCCGCCGGGAGGGAAAAATCCTGTGATAGATCCGGTTGATTCTGATCCGGATCTCAATCTTCAGGGTTTGCCGCTATTAGGGAGGAGGCTCGACAGTATAACAGACCAACGATTTTCATTCACATTTGGCAACGAATTGAACATTGCGCTGAATGTTGATAAGCGGAGGCCTCAAGTTCCTCCAACCGTTAATCAGGATAGTGACCCAAGAAAAGAGGAGGCCGGAGTGGGTCATGCTGAAGAGAGCGGCACCACTCAAGAATTGGATTACGGGATCAATCGTACTGATGAAGGCGATGAACAGGTTGCAGATCTGATTCCGGCTGAATCGACAGCAAGGTTTAAGCTGTTTAAGCAGGTTATTGAGGAGCTTGTGGAAAGGGAGCATTACCGTGCTGGTGAGATAAGATGTTATGAACTCCCTTGGCCCAACACCAAAAGGCTGACTGCCTTGCGGACGGAAACAGGAAAGCCGGCGCTTTTCCATCTTGCAACACTGTATTACAGTGAATTGCCGCTGGTTGTAATTGAGGTTGATACAGAAAGCCTTAAAAAGAACCATGCCTTGAGTACGCTGGTTGCCAGCTTCGGTGGAGATGTAGTCAAGGGGATTAGAAATGTGATGCAAGCGTGCTCCGATGATGGGGTCAGGTGGAACAAGAGGGTTATCAAAGATCATTGTAATGTTTTCGTTTTATGTAAACATCCACACAGAATTACACATGGAAATGAGGATGCTCAGGTGCGAACGCCTGATGAGTACCACCAGGCATGGGTCGGCATTTTGGAAAAGCGAGTTGAGCAAGTTTTCATAATATTTAAAGAGCGGACAGACCAATCCTCTGAATTGCAGTAG
- a CDS encoding TnsD family Tn7-like transposition protein, whose translation MIVQFPVAHPDELLGSIISRFVQRQGIRNDKVALKLLFDSRQVVPSALFQGHIDQLLAQVGHVWRIEAHKLIESHTILPLFRPFIPHARYGQLLRDLRRAGTNPSMLRSGINSSSQIWPSRFKICPICWQSQQREFGYAFWQRLFQCPGVECCPIHHCLLIGAGLEMQSPHRHHFVGTQEIEAQGFIDSGAADAKEIKLATLVQELLGPVPEVPDMGQWSSYYQKVASDTGNLKRNRANHVAISGIVTTYWGGEWLKINGLCLESADNWLVRIFRRHRKPFTYLQHMVCWLALNPDTRSVKDVLEDVSKCPQYPTEKKQYFSPKAKQNRCKYRESWRSLVKRNSSLKNIRSDREGERLYSWLYRYDHDWLQRHKPQRLERNRRPRVNWHARDLKILRQLLAVEKKNGLNLSGPRRSKAWYCRQVENRCLLEKKLDLLPLCAAFFVRHAESVEKYQARRLFAILSELIQRQEQGIAVHEIQRMAGLSKESYREAARRILQQNIPAWQKSQSFSEGR comes from the coding sequence ATGATTGTGCAGTTTCCGGTAGCTCATCCGGATGAGTTGCTTGGCAGTATAATCTCCAGGTTCGTTCAACGGCAAGGGATTAGAAACGATAAAGTTGCTCTGAAGCTGTTGTTTGACTCTCGCCAGGTGGTTCCTTCCGCCTTGTTTCAGGGGCATATTGATCAGTTGTTGGCTCAGGTGGGCCATGTCTGGCGCATTGAGGCTCACAAACTTATTGAATCCCATACCATCCTGCCCCTGTTCCGCCCTTTTATACCACATGCAAGATATGGACAGCTGCTTAGGGACTTGAGAAGAGCTGGCACCAATCCCAGCATGCTCAGGTCAGGTATCAATAGCTCCAGCCAGATATGGCCAAGCCGTTTTAAGATTTGCCCGATTTGCTGGCAATCCCAGCAAAGGGAGTTTGGTTATGCCTTCTGGCAGAGGCTGTTTCAGTGTCCCGGTGTAGAGTGTTGCCCGATACATCACTGCCTACTGATTGGTGCCGGTTTGGAGATGCAGTCTCCGCATCGACATCATTTTGTCGGCACCCAAGAGATTGAGGCACAGGGTTTCATAGATAGTGGAGCTGCTGATGCAAAAGAGATAAAACTTGCGACTCTGGTACAAGAACTCCTCGGCCCAGTTCCTGAAGTTCCCGATATGGGGCAATGGAGTTCGTACTATCAAAAAGTTGCGTCAGATACAGGAAATTTGAAGAGAAATAGGGCGAATCATGTCGCAATTTCCGGGATTGTGACTACCTATTGGGGTGGAGAGTGGCTTAAGATTAATGGTCTATGCTTGGAGTCTGCGGACAACTGGCTCGTCAGAATATTCCGTAGGCATAGAAAGCCTTTTACATATTTGCAGCACATGGTTTGTTGGTTGGCCCTCAACCCTGACACTAGAAGTGTCAAGGATGTGCTAGAGGATGTGAGTAAGTGCCCTCAATATCCTACAGAGAAAAAGCAATACTTTTCGCCGAAGGCAAAGCAGAACCGCTGCAAGTATCGTGAGAGTTGGAGAAGTCTGGTGAAAAGGAATTCTTCGCTGAAAAATATCAGATCAGACAGGGAAGGAGAGCGGCTTTATTCTTGGTTATATCGATACGATCACGATTGGTTGCAGAGACATAAACCACAACGGCTGGAACGTAACCGCAGGCCTAGGGTTAACTGGCACGCCCGTGATCTCAAAATATTGCGGCAGTTGCTGGCGGTAGAAAAAAAGAATGGGTTAAACCTCAGCGGCCCAAGAAGGTCAAAAGCCTGGTACTGTCGGCAGGTAGAGAATCGTTGCCTACTTGAAAAGAAATTGGATCTTTTGCCATTGTGCGCGGCATTCTTTGTCAGGCATGCAGAGTCTGTAGAAAAATATCAAGCTCGCCGGTTGTTTGCCATACTGTCTGAGTTGATTCAGAGGCAAGAGCAAGGGATAGCGGTTCATGAAATCCAACGGATGGCAGGACTCAGTAAAGAAAGTTATCGAGAAGCTGCAAGGCGCATTCTCCAGCAGAATATCCCAGCCTGGCAGAAGTCTCAGTCGTTTTCCGAAGGACGCTGA